Proteins from one Osmerus mordax isolate fOsmMor3 chromosome 21, fOsmMor3.pri, whole genome shotgun sequence genomic window:
- the LOC136965480 gene encoding UTP--glucose-1-phosphate uridylyltransferase-like isoform X1 — MSLTAADLSKGAMSEFQEQMRQQLESSMHKELEKLGATTKGAEAEISKKDFEGFRNLFHRFLQAKGPSVDWAKIHRPPEGSIQPYEDIKSKGLPDSVAASLNKLVVVKLNGGLGTSMGCKGPKSLISVRNENTFLDLTVQQIEHLNKTFNTEVPLVLMNSFNTDEDTKKILQKYAHHRVKIHTFNQSRYPRINKESLLPIARDMSMTGENSEAWYPPGHGDIYASFYNSGLLDKLIAEGKEYIFVSNIDNLGATVDLFILNHLMSQPADKRCEFVMEVTDKTRADVKGGTLTQYDGKLRLLEISQVPKAHVDEFKSVTKFKIFNTNNLWISLNAIKRLHEQNAMDMEIIVNPKTLDGGLNVIQLETAVGAAIKSFDNALGVNVPRSRFLPVKTSSDLLLVMSNLYSLDAGSLTMSKKREFPSTPHVKLGSSFTKVHDYLTRFESIPDMLELDHLTVSGDVTFGKQVSLKGTVIIIANHGDRIDIPAGALLENKIVSGNLRILDH, encoded by the exons ATGTCACTTACCGCCGCTG ATCTCAGTAAAGGAGCCATGTCCGAGTTCCAGGAGCAGATGCGTCAACAGCTGGAGAGCTCCATGCacaaggagctggagaagctaGGGGCCACCACCAAGGGTGCCGAGGCAGAG ATATCCAAAAAGGACTTTGAGGGTTTCAGAAACCTCTTCCACAGATTCCTCCAGGCAAAGGGACCCTCAGTCGACTGGGCCAAGATCCACAGACCCCCAGAGGGTTCG ATCCAGCCCTATGAAGATATCAAATCCAAGGGTTTGCCAGACAGCGTGGCGGCCAGTCTTAACAAGCTGGTGGTGGTCAAGCTCAATGGAGGCTTGGGGACCAGCATGGGATGCAAGGGCCCCAAGAGTCTCATCAGCGTCCGCAACGAGAACACCTTCCTGGACCTCACCGTCCAGCAGATTGAG CACTTGAACAAGACCTTCAACACTGAAGTGCCTTTGGTCCTGATGAACTCCTTCAACACAGACGAGGACACCAAGAAGATCCTGCAGAAATACGCACATCACAGGGTGAAGATCCACACCTTCAATCAGAGCAG GTATCCCCGCATCAACAAGGAGTCCCTGTTGCCCATCGCCAGAGATATGAGCATGACCGGGGAGAACAGCGAGGCCTGGTACCCTCCAGGTCATGGCGACATCTACGCTAGCTTCTACAACTCCGGCCTGCTGGACAAGCTCATAGCGGAGGGCAAGGAGTACATCTTTGTGTCCAACATCGACAACCTGGGGGCCACGGTAGACCTGTTCATCCTCAACCACCTGATGAGCCAGCCAGCCGACAAGCGCTGCGAGTTCGTCATGGAGGTCACGGACAAGACCAGGGCCGATGTCAAG GGCGGTACTCTTACCCAGTATGACGGCAAGCTGAGACTCCTTGAGATCTCCCAGGTGCCCAAGGCCCACGTGGACGAGTTCAAATCGGTCACTAAGTTCAAGATCTTCAACACCAACAACCTGTGGATCTCACTGAATGCCATCAAGAGGCTGCACGAGCAGAACGCCATGGACATGGAGATCATCGTCAACCCCAAG acactaGACGGAGGCCTGAATGTGATCCAGCTGGAGACTGCCGTTGGCGCCGCCATCAAGAGCTTCGACAACGCCCTGGGCGTCAACGTACCCCGCAGCCGTTTCCTGCCCGTCAAGACCTCCTCCGACCTGCTCCTGGTCATGTCCAACCTCTACAGCCTCGATGCCGGCTCGCTCACCATGAGCAAGAAGAGAGAGTTCCCCAGCACGCCCCACGTCAAACTGGGCAGCTCCTTCACCAAG GTCCACGACTACCTGACCAGATTTGAGAGCATCCCCGACATGCTGGAACTGGACCATCTCACAGTGTCGGGAGACGTCACCTTTGGAAAGCAAGTCTCTCTCAAG GGCACGGTTATCATCATTGCCAATCATGGAGATAGGATTGATATTCCTGCCGGAGCATTGCTGGAAAACAAGATTGTATCTGGCAACCTGCGCATCCTTGATCACTGA
- the vps54 gene encoding vacuolar protein sorting-associated protein 54 isoform X2 gives MASSHSSSPVPHPRGGGGNDGIYRKDKEPSSRHYRPVRSLPDVCPKEPTGEARGLCEGPSVVAEHDRWTVYNSKVNLPAALNDPRLTKRESDFFTKTWGLDFAETEVMPSFYLPNITKEHFGPYLQETAQREKIHERCRNICPNKDDVDAVPSVTNNHDKSRTELEQVPKIFMKPDFALGDPSTFNAVLPWSHFNSAGGKNSRDMASSRLLQEKLSHYLDVVEVSIARQISLRSEAFFHAMSSQHELQDRLQETQRSAAALRQRTAAVHRLMCQGPLSALRQALSRANHVRLHNKLKLMAAVHQTQPTVQLLLSTSEFVGALELIATTKEVLQQELQGIHSFRHLGSQLCELEKLIDKMMIEDFSMYSRSDLSRSLEEEGQVLEKDRLESLVFGLLRQRKLDFLDIYSEEMILAAKSIVTQCVIDSVSHIEEIDSEIVNKLADQMRLMTFPQWFELLQSVFENFILFLKRIKATLSVIRNVVLEVLDSNQKSRLLERGAGGTAEAPGAPGQLLPGEAELAYLTHEGMFISDALNHAQQSPATVGQEQSSAVGPRSQEQSSAVGPRSQQGHSRTDACGSDSASGTTESSSSRDPSYPPGGGAGVTSNEEMMPTDLELGRIANNIQELLYTASDVSHDRCVKVLMARAKDGSLERLSSAEFVCLSRAVEGFVRDTEELCCRRSMSLRGALQSQANRFVHRFHEERKTKLSLLLDNERWKQAEVPAEFQDLVNSISDGRITLPERKPIASEDRKPSEYLHIDGQKYAVVGTVLLLIRIFLEYCQCVNDIPSIATDMLTRLSDLLKHFNSRSCQLVLGAGALQVVGLKTITTKNLALASRCLQLVVHYIPVIRAHFETKLQPKQYSVLRHFDHITKDYNDHTAEISAKLVAIMDSLFEKVLSRYEVKAPMPSVCFRNVCKQMAKMHEAIYELLPEEQTQMLFLRINASFKMHLKRQLARLGVVNDGGPQQGLVGVDIAFYTENVQALRTLEKLDLSMAEIWEQKR, from the exons ATGGCCTCCAGTCACAGCTCCTCCCCAGTGCCTCATCCCCGCGGCGGTGGCGGCAACGACGGGATTTACCGCAAGGACAAGGAGCCCTCCTCGCGACACTACCGGCCCGTCCGCTCCCTCCCCGATGTGTGCCCCAAGGAGCCCACGG GTGAGGCccgggggctgtgtgagggcccGTCGGTGGTGGCAGAGCACGACCGCTGGACAGTGTACAACTCTAAGGTCAACCTCCCCGCCGCCCTAAACGACCCTCGGTTGACCAAGAGGGAGTCCGACTTCTTCACCAAAACATGGGGCCTGGACTTTGCAGAGACTGAGGTCATgccctccttctacctccccaacATCACCAAGGAGCACTTTGGCCCCTACCTTCAGGAAACGGCTCAG AGGGAAAAAATCCATGAGCGATGCAGGAACATCTGTCCCAACAAGGATGACGTTGACGCAGTCCCGAGCGTCACAAACAACCATG ACAAATCAAGAACGGAGCTGGAGCAAGTTCCTAAG ATCTTCATGAAGCCCGATTTTGCGCTGGGCGACCCCTCAACCTTCAACGCCGTCCTGCCGTGGTCGCACTTCAACAGTGCCGGCGGGAAGAACAGCCGCGACATGGCGTCGTCGCGGTTACTTCAGGAAAAG CTGAGCCACTACCTGGACGTGGTCGAGGTGAGCATCGCGCGCCAGATCTCGCTGCGCTCGGAAGCCTTCTTCCACGCCATGTCCTCCCAGCACGAGCTGCAGGACCGCCTGCAGGAGACTCAGCGCTCGGCGGCGGCGCTCCGCCAGCGCACCGCCGCCGTCCACCGCCTCATGTGCCAGGGCCCGCTGAGCGCCCTGCGCCAGGCGCTCTCCCGGGCCAACCACGTCAGGCTGCACAACAAGCTGAAGCTGATGGCCGCCGTGCACCAGACCCAACCCACAGTGCAGCTGCTGCTGTCCACCTCGGAGTTTGTGGGGGCCCTGGAGCTCATCGCCACCACCAAGGAGGTCCTGCAGCAGGAGCTGCAGGGGATCCACAGCTTCAG acacctgggCTCCCAGCTGTGTGAACTGGAGAAGCTGATTGACAAGATGATGATCGAGGACTTCAGCATGTACTCCAGGAGTGACCTCAGccgcagcctggaggaggagggacaagtCCTGGAGAAG GACAGGCTGGAATCTCTGGTATTTGGCTTGCTGAGGCAGCGGAAGCTGGATTTTCTTGACATATACAGCGAAGAGATGATACTGGCAGCCAAGAGCATTGTCACTCAG TGTGTTATCGACTCAGTGTCTCATATTGAAGAAATTGACTCTGAAATTGTCAACAA GCTGGCTGACCAGATGCGCCTCATGACGTTCCCTCAGTGGTTTGAGTTGCTGCAGAGCGTTTTTGAGAACTTCATCCTCTTCTTGAAAAGAATCAAG GCGACGCTGAGTGTGATCAGGAACGTGGTCCTGGAGGTGCTGGACAGTAATCAGAAGAGCCGTCTGCTggaaaggggggcgggggggacggCGGAGGCCCCGGGGGCCCCGGGGCAGCTCCTTCCGGGGGAGGCGGAGCTGGCCTACCTCACCCACGAGGGCATGTTCATCAGCGACGCCCTCAACCACGCCCAGCAGTCGCCGGCCACCGTGGGCCAGGAGCAGAGCTCCGCCGTGGGGCCCAGGTCCCAGGAGCAGAGCTCCGCCGTGGGGCCCAGGTCCCAGCAGGGCCACTCTCGTACGGATGCGTGCGGTAGTGACTCGGCCTCTGGGACCACAGagtcctcctccagcagggatCCCAGCTACCCTCCAGGAGGGGGCGCTGGAGTCAC GTCTAACGAGGAGATGATGCCTACAGACCTGGAGCTAGGCAGGATAGCCAATAACATCCAGGAACTGCTCTACACCGCCTCCGACGTCAGCCACGACCGCTGTGTCAAGGTCCTCATGGCCAGAGCGAAG gacgGCTCTCTGGAGCGCCTGAGCTCGGCCGAGTTTGTGTGCCTGTCCCGGGCGGTGGAGGGCTTCGTGAGGGACACGGAGGAGCTGTGCTGCCGGCGCAGCATGTCCTTGCGCGGCGCGCTGCAGAGTCAGGCCAACCGCTTCGTCCACCGCTTCCACGAGGAGCGCAAGACCAAGCTCAG TCTGCTGCTGGATAACGAGAGGTGGAAGCAGGCCGAGGTCCCGGCAGAGTTCCAGGACCTGGTGAACTCCATCTCCGACGGCAGGATAACACTACCGGAGCGCAAGCCCATAG CCTCAGAAGACAGGAAGCCAAGTGAATACTTACACATTGACGGTCAGAAGTATGCCGTCGTTGG GACTGTGTTGCTGCTGATCCGGATCTTTCTGGAGTACTGTCAGTGCGTCAACGACATCCCTTCCATCGCCACAGATATGCTAACCCGTCTCTCAGATCTCCTAAAG CACTTCAACTCCCGGAGCTGCCAGCTGGTCCTGGGGGCGGGAGCGCTGCAGGTGGTGGGGCTCAAGACGATCACCACTAAAAACCTGG CACTGGCATCCCGCTGCCTGCAGCTGGTGGTCCACTACATTCCAGTCATCAGAGCCCACTTCGAAACCAAGCTGCAGCCCAAACAGTACAGCGTCCTCAGGCACTTCGACCACATCACCAAG GATTACAACGATCACACAGCAGAGATCTCTGCCAAGCTGGTGGCAATCATGGATAGCTTGTTTGAGAAGGTGCTATCAAGG TATGAAGTCAAGGCCCCCATGCCGTCTGTTTGCTTTCGCAACGTCTGCAAACAAATGGCCAAAATGCACGAGGCCATCTATGAGCTTCTGCCCGAGGAACAAACACAG ATGTTGTTCCTGAGGATCAACGCCAGTTTTAAAATGCACCTCAAGCGGCAGCTGGCTCGCCTCGGGGTGGTGAACGACGGTGGTCCACAACAGGG gcTGGTGGGCGTGGACATCGCCTTTTACACCGAGAACGTTCAGGCCCTGAGGACACTCGAGAAGCTGGACTTGAGCATGGCAGAGATCTGGGAACAGAAGAGGTGA
- the LOC136965480 gene encoding UTP--glucose-1-phosphate uridylyltransferase-like isoform X2 codes for MSEFQEQMRQQLESSMHKELEKLGATTKGAEAEISKKDFEGFRNLFHRFLQAKGPSVDWAKIHRPPEGSIQPYEDIKSKGLPDSVAASLNKLVVVKLNGGLGTSMGCKGPKSLISVRNENTFLDLTVQQIEHLNKTFNTEVPLVLMNSFNTDEDTKKILQKYAHHRVKIHTFNQSRYPRINKESLLPIARDMSMTGENSEAWYPPGHGDIYASFYNSGLLDKLIAEGKEYIFVSNIDNLGATVDLFILNHLMSQPADKRCEFVMEVTDKTRADVKGGTLTQYDGKLRLLEISQVPKAHVDEFKSVTKFKIFNTNNLWISLNAIKRLHEQNAMDMEIIVNPKTLDGGLNVIQLETAVGAAIKSFDNALGVNVPRSRFLPVKTSSDLLLVMSNLYSLDAGSLTMSKKREFPSTPHVKLGSSFTKVHDYLTRFESIPDMLELDHLTVSGDVTFGKQVSLKGTVIIIANHGDRIDIPAGALLENKIVSGNLRILDH; via the exons ATGTCCGAGTTCCAGGAGCAGATGCGTCAACAGCTGGAGAGCTCCATGCacaaggagctggagaagctaGGGGCCACCACCAAGGGTGCCGAGGCAGAG ATATCCAAAAAGGACTTTGAGGGTTTCAGAAACCTCTTCCACAGATTCCTCCAGGCAAAGGGACCCTCAGTCGACTGGGCCAAGATCCACAGACCCCCAGAGGGTTCG ATCCAGCCCTATGAAGATATCAAATCCAAGGGTTTGCCAGACAGCGTGGCGGCCAGTCTTAACAAGCTGGTGGTGGTCAAGCTCAATGGAGGCTTGGGGACCAGCATGGGATGCAAGGGCCCCAAGAGTCTCATCAGCGTCCGCAACGAGAACACCTTCCTGGACCTCACCGTCCAGCAGATTGAG CACTTGAACAAGACCTTCAACACTGAAGTGCCTTTGGTCCTGATGAACTCCTTCAACACAGACGAGGACACCAAGAAGATCCTGCAGAAATACGCACATCACAGGGTGAAGATCCACACCTTCAATCAGAGCAG GTATCCCCGCATCAACAAGGAGTCCCTGTTGCCCATCGCCAGAGATATGAGCATGACCGGGGAGAACAGCGAGGCCTGGTACCCTCCAGGTCATGGCGACATCTACGCTAGCTTCTACAACTCCGGCCTGCTGGACAAGCTCATAGCGGAGGGCAAGGAGTACATCTTTGTGTCCAACATCGACAACCTGGGGGCCACGGTAGACCTGTTCATCCTCAACCACCTGATGAGCCAGCCAGCCGACAAGCGCTGCGAGTTCGTCATGGAGGTCACGGACAAGACCAGGGCCGATGTCAAG GGCGGTACTCTTACCCAGTATGACGGCAAGCTGAGACTCCTTGAGATCTCCCAGGTGCCCAAGGCCCACGTGGACGAGTTCAAATCGGTCACTAAGTTCAAGATCTTCAACACCAACAACCTGTGGATCTCACTGAATGCCATCAAGAGGCTGCACGAGCAGAACGCCATGGACATGGAGATCATCGTCAACCCCAAG acactaGACGGAGGCCTGAATGTGATCCAGCTGGAGACTGCCGTTGGCGCCGCCATCAAGAGCTTCGACAACGCCCTGGGCGTCAACGTACCCCGCAGCCGTTTCCTGCCCGTCAAGACCTCCTCCGACCTGCTCCTGGTCATGTCCAACCTCTACAGCCTCGATGCCGGCTCGCTCACCATGAGCAAGAAGAGAGAGTTCCCCAGCACGCCCCACGTCAAACTGGGCAGCTCCTTCACCAAG GTCCACGACTACCTGACCAGATTTGAGAGCATCCCCGACATGCTGGAACTGGACCATCTCACAGTGTCGGGAGACGTCACCTTTGGAAAGCAAGTCTCTCTCAAG GGCACGGTTATCATCATTGCCAATCATGGAGATAGGATTGATATTCCTGCCGGAGCATTGCTGGAAAACAAGATTGTATCTGGCAACCTGCGCATCCTTGATCACTGA
- the vps54 gene encoding vacuolar protein sorting-associated protein 54 isoform X1 produces MTWPPVTAPPQCLIPAAVAATTGFTARTRSPPRDTTGPSAPSPMCAPRSPRVCEARGLCEGPSVVAEHDRWTVYNSKVNLPAALNDPRLTKRESDFFTKTWGLDFAETEVMPSFYLPNITKEHFGPYLQETAQREKIHERCRNICPNKDDVDAVPSVTNNHDKSRTELEQVPKIFMKPDFALGDPSTFNAVLPWSHFNSAGGKNSRDMASSRLLQEKLSHYLDVVEVSIARQISLRSEAFFHAMSSQHELQDRLQETQRSAAALRQRTAAVHRLMCQGPLSALRQALSRANHVRLHNKLKLMAAVHQTQPTVQLLLSTSEFVGALELIATTKEVLQQELQGIHSFRHLGSQLCELEKLIDKMMIEDFSMYSRSDLSRSLEEEGQVLEKDRLESLVFGLLRQRKLDFLDIYSEEMILAAKSIVTQCVIDSVSHIEEIDSEIVNKLADQMRLMTFPQWFELLQSVFENFILFLKRIKATLSVIRNVVLEVLDSNQKSRLLERGAGGTAEAPGAPGQLLPGEAELAYLTHEGMFISDALNHAQQSPATVGQEQSSAVGPRSQEQSSAVGPRSQQGHSRTDACGSDSASGTTESSSSRDPSYPPGGGAGVTSNEEMMPTDLELGRIANNIQELLYTASDVSHDRCVKVLMARAKDGSLERLSSAEFVCLSRAVEGFVRDTEELCCRRSMSLRGALQSQANRFVHRFHEERKTKLSLLLDNERWKQAEVPAEFQDLVNSISDGRITLPERKPIASEDRKPSEYLHIDGQKYAVVGTVLLLIRIFLEYCQCVNDIPSIATDMLTRLSDLLKHFNSRSCQLVLGAGALQVVGLKTITTKNLALASRCLQLVVHYIPVIRAHFETKLQPKQYSVLRHFDHITKDYNDHTAEISAKLVAIMDSLFEKVLSRYEVKAPMPSVCFRNVCKQMAKMHEAIYELLPEEQTQMLFLRINASFKMHLKRQLARLGVVNDGGPQQGLVGVDIAFYTENVQALRTLEKLDLSMAEIWEQKR; encoded by the exons ATGACATGGCCTCCAGTCACAGCTCCTCCCCAGTGCCTCATCCCCGCGGCGGTGGCGGCAACGACGGGATTTACCGCAAGGACAAGGAGCCCTCCTCGCGACACTACCGGCCCGTCCGCTCCCTCCCCGATGTGTGCCCCAAGGAGCCCACGGGTAT GTGAGGCccgggggctgtgtgagggcccGTCGGTGGTGGCAGAGCACGACCGCTGGACAGTGTACAACTCTAAGGTCAACCTCCCCGCCGCCCTAAACGACCCTCGGTTGACCAAGAGGGAGTCCGACTTCTTCACCAAAACATGGGGCCTGGACTTTGCAGAGACTGAGGTCATgccctccttctacctccccaacATCACCAAGGAGCACTTTGGCCCCTACCTTCAGGAAACGGCTCAG AGGGAAAAAATCCATGAGCGATGCAGGAACATCTGTCCCAACAAGGATGACGTTGACGCAGTCCCGAGCGTCACAAACAACCATG ACAAATCAAGAACGGAGCTGGAGCAAGTTCCTAAG ATCTTCATGAAGCCCGATTTTGCGCTGGGCGACCCCTCAACCTTCAACGCCGTCCTGCCGTGGTCGCACTTCAACAGTGCCGGCGGGAAGAACAGCCGCGACATGGCGTCGTCGCGGTTACTTCAGGAAAAG CTGAGCCACTACCTGGACGTGGTCGAGGTGAGCATCGCGCGCCAGATCTCGCTGCGCTCGGAAGCCTTCTTCCACGCCATGTCCTCCCAGCACGAGCTGCAGGACCGCCTGCAGGAGACTCAGCGCTCGGCGGCGGCGCTCCGCCAGCGCACCGCCGCCGTCCACCGCCTCATGTGCCAGGGCCCGCTGAGCGCCCTGCGCCAGGCGCTCTCCCGGGCCAACCACGTCAGGCTGCACAACAAGCTGAAGCTGATGGCCGCCGTGCACCAGACCCAACCCACAGTGCAGCTGCTGCTGTCCACCTCGGAGTTTGTGGGGGCCCTGGAGCTCATCGCCACCACCAAGGAGGTCCTGCAGCAGGAGCTGCAGGGGATCCACAGCTTCAG acacctgggCTCCCAGCTGTGTGAACTGGAGAAGCTGATTGACAAGATGATGATCGAGGACTTCAGCATGTACTCCAGGAGTGACCTCAGccgcagcctggaggaggagggacaagtCCTGGAGAAG GACAGGCTGGAATCTCTGGTATTTGGCTTGCTGAGGCAGCGGAAGCTGGATTTTCTTGACATATACAGCGAAGAGATGATACTGGCAGCCAAGAGCATTGTCACTCAG TGTGTTATCGACTCAGTGTCTCATATTGAAGAAATTGACTCTGAAATTGTCAACAA GCTGGCTGACCAGATGCGCCTCATGACGTTCCCTCAGTGGTTTGAGTTGCTGCAGAGCGTTTTTGAGAACTTCATCCTCTTCTTGAAAAGAATCAAG GCGACGCTGAGTGTGATCAGGAACGTGGTCCTGGAGGTGCTGGACAGTAATCAGAAGAGCCGTCTGCTggaaaggggggcgggggggacggCGGAGGCCCCGGGGGCCCCGGGGCAGCTCCTTCCGGGGGAGGCGGAGCTGGCCTACCTCACCCACGAGGGCATGTTCATCAGCGACGCCCTCAACCACGCCCAGCAGTCGCCGGCCACCGTGGGCCAGGAGCAGAGCTCCGCCGTGGGGCCCAGGTCCCAGGAGCAGAGCTCCGCCGTGGGGCCCAGGTCCCAGCAGGGCCACTCTCGTACGGATGCGTGCGGTAGTGACTCGGCCTCTGGGACCACAGagtcctcctccagcagggatCCCAGCTACCCTCCAGGAGGGGGCGCTGGAGTCAC GTCTAACGAGGAGATGATGCCTACAGACCTGGAGCTAGGCAGGATAGCCAATAACATCCAGGAACTGCTCTACACCGCCTCCGACGTCAGCCACGACCGCTGTGTCAAGGTCCTCATGGCCAGAGCGAAG gacgGCTCTCTGGAGCGCCTGAGCTCGGCCGAGTTTGTGTGCCTGTCCCGGGCGGTGGAGGGCTTCGTGAGGGACACGGAGGAGCTGTGCTGCCGGCGCAGCATGTCCTTGCGCGGCGCGCTGCAGAGTCAGGCCAACCGCTTCGTCCACCGCTTCCACGAGGAGCGCAAGACCAAGCTCAG TCTGCTGCTGGATAACGAGAGGTGGAAGCAGGCCGAGGTCCCGGCAGAGTTCCAGGACCTGGTGAACTCCATCTCCGACGGCAGGATAACACTACCGGAGCGCAAGCCCATAG CCTCAGAAGACAGGAAGCCAAGTGAATACTTACACATTGACGGTCAGAAGTATGCCGTCGTTGG GACTGTGTTGCTGCTGATCCGGATCTTTCTGGAGTACTGTCAGTGCGTCAACGACATCCCTTCCATCGCCACAGATATGCTAACCCGTCTCTCAGATCTCCTAAAG CACTTCAACTCCCGGAGCTGCCAGCTGGTCCTGGGGGCGGGAGCGCTGCAGGTGGTGGGGCTCAAGACGATCACCACTAAAAACCTGG CACTGGCATCCCGCTGCCTGCAGCTGGTGGTCCACTACATTCCAGTCATCAGAGCCCACTTCGAAACCAAGCTGCAGCCCAAACAGTACAGCGTCCTCAGGCACTTCGACCACATCACCAAG GATTACAACGATCACACAGCAGAGATCTCTGCCAAGCTGGTGGCAATCATGGATAGCTTGTTTGAGAAGGTGCTATCAAGG TATGAAGTCAAGGCCCCCATGCCGTCTGTTTGCTTTCGCAACGTCTGCAAACAAATGGCCAAAATGCACGAGGCCATCTATGAGCTTCTGCCCGAGGAACAAACACAG ATGTTGTTCCTGAGGATCAACGCCAGTTTTAAAATGCACCTCAAGCGGCAGCTGGCTCGCCTCGGGGTGGTGAACGACGGTGGTCCACAACAGGG gcTGGTGGGCGTGGACATCGCCTTTTACACCGAGAACGTTCAGGCCCTGAGGACACTCGAGAAGCTGGACTTGAGCATGGCAGAGATCTGGGAACAGAAGAGGTGA